Within the Acidimicrobiia bacterium genome, the region ACGACCCTGACCTGCGTCTCACCGCCATCGTGCAGCCCGTACCGGAGACCGAGATCCATGTCTCCCACAGCGGTGCGGGCTCGACTCCGACCCGGACCTTCGGCCGCGCCCGGTTCCGTCTCGGGTCGTTTGACGGAACGCTCACCCTGTACTGGCTCCAGGACTACGGAGGCGGAGTGTTCGTGCCGTTCGGCGACGCAACAAATGGGACCGAGACTTATGGCGGCGGGCGATATCTACTCGACACCGCCAAGGGAGCCGACCTGGGTCATGATCGAGAGAGCGTGACCCTCGACTTCAACTTCTCCTACCACCCGTCCTGTGTTCACGACTCCCGGTGGAGTTGCCCGCTGTCGCCGACGGACAACCGCCTGTCCATACCAATTCGCGCCGGCGAACGACTTCGCCGCTAATCCCCACTTGCTGTAGGCCACCCCTTCAAACGGAACCGATCTGGCGCATCCGGACCGCGATGAGCTTTTCTACCAATCCATTCGAGAGCGGCTCGTTGATAGGAAACTGGAGCGTTCCTTTCGAGGTGACGTACGAGGCAAGATCTTCAGGCAACTCCGCCAACACCGAACCGCTATGAGGAAAGTAGCTGAGGTGATTCTTGAATGCTGCGAAGCCAGCAATCGTCTTGCCGTTGAGCTTGAACGCCGGCATGCCATACGAGATGCCCTGTTCAGCGTCGGGAATAACGGCCAGATTGCTTTGACGCAACTCCTCGAGAGTGGTCCGCTTTGCCTGGTCAAGACCGGCTAGATAATCATCGACCTCTTGCTCGGACACAGCGCCGATACTAGATGCACGGAACAGGCGGTTGCCTGGTTCCCTTCCTACCGACCGAACTCCGAAGCCACCCAAAACCGCGCTCCATTATCAGACCGGCTACCGCCGATGCGCATACAATTCGAGCAGGACACGCAAGGGAGCAGTCCATGTTAAAGAAGGGCCAACACGTAGAAGAGCGCACGAAGAAGATCAGGCAGCGGCCACGCACCGGCGTCGTCGTAGGTGTTCGGGACGGCACCGTCGAAGTGCGCTGGGACAACGGTCGGGTGTCGAGTCTTACCGGTGCCCTGCTCCATCCCATCACCCCACAAACAGGCACCAAGCGGCCCTGATCAGCGCTCTCGGTAGGCAGATCACGACCGATCCTGGCTGGGATCGGCCTGCTCTTCAGAAATTTCCGCTCTTTGGCGAGACCCTGGCGGCCAGCGTTCGGGAAGCCCGCCGGATGGAGCGCCTTACCACCGATCTCAGCACACTGTCTCGAACCGAAGAGGGCCGAATAGACCTGCGCCTCGAGTCGACCGACCTGGCGGCCTTGAGCACCGAGGTAGCCGACCGACTGCGCCCCCAATTCACCGACCAGAACGTCGAACTCGTATCCATACCTCATGCACGGGCCATGGTCGCGGTCGACCGCGACCATGGCCCAGGTCCTCACGAACCTGATCGGCAACGCGTTGTCCTATACCCCGAACCGCGGGCGCGTCGAGGTGAGGATCGATCAACCACCCGGACTCCTGCGGGTCACGGTCACCGACACGGGCCGGGGTCTTTCCGAAGAACAACTCTCGATGGTGTTCGAGCGCTTCTACCGGGCTGACCGATCCCTACCCGGCGGTACGGGGATCGGCCTCACGATTGCCAGGAGCCTGGCAAGGATGCACGGTGGAGACCTGACGGCTAGCTCTCCAGGTTTAGGACACGGGTCGAAATTCGCGCTGATACTTCCTCGCGGTAGTAGCTCACCCCGACCATGACTTCAGACCGCTCCGGCGGCTGCGCGCGACATTGGCGGCAACCTTCCTTGCACTGTCGGCCTGTTCTTCATTCTCGGGGAGCGACACCCCTACCACGATCACATATTTCGCTCCCGAGGATGTCGCATAGCCTTATCCTGACCTCGATAAACAGCAGGTTGAGACCGGTCAGGAGCTGTGCGCGGTGCAGTACGCCTCATGTCACCAGGCCGACCCGCCTGACGAACCAGACTGGAAGATCCCGAAGGCAGACGGCACGTATCCGGCACCTCCCCATGACTCCAGCGGCCACACTTGGCATCGCCCTGACCAACTTCTACTCCAGATAATCCGGGAAGGGTTGGATATCCCCGGACCCACCATGCCGACCCTCGGCAACAAGCTCACCGCCCCCGAGATCCTCTCGATCATCGAATCCTCAAATCAAGCCGGGGTCCCGAACAGCGGGCTGCCCAATGGCAAGTGACGTGGCAGGAATCCCGATAACTTCGCCCACGGAACCGGTGCTCTGGGCGCCGGGGTAGGACGATTCGGGATTTCTCGTATTCGCGAAAGAGGTCCCTCGGCACCCGTGTATCCGACCCGGAGCGGCCCGCCCGACGGTCTCGGGGCACATTCGGCTCAGTACATCACCATGCCATTCGTAACGTTGAGGTCGATGCCGGTGATGGCGGAGGCGTGATCCGATGCCAGGAACACCACGGCATCGGCAACCTGCTCTGCGGTAACGATCTTCCCCATCGGTGAGAGCCTCTCGAAGTTGCTGCGAACGTGTTCGGGGGTCGATCCGGTTGCCTTCGCTTGCGCTTCGAATACCCGGTCGATTCGGGGACCTTCTACGGCTCCCGGTGAGACAAGGTTCACGCGAATCCCATGCGGACCGGCCTCCTCGGCGATGGTTCGGGTGATTCCGATCAAACCGGCTTTCGTCGCCGCGTACGGGGTCCGGCCCAGTAACGGTCGTTTGCCGGTAATTGATCCGATATTGATGATGCTGCCCGACTGGTGAGGGATCATCCTCGGGATGAAAGCCCGGCAACACAGCCACGGCCCGGTCAAGTTGACGGCCAACGTTTCCTGCCATTCGTCGACATCGGTCTCCCACGTCAAGGCAGTCGGACCGGCGATCCCGCTGTTATTGACGAGTACGTCCGCCCGACCGAACCGCGCGTAGGTCGCCTCAGCTAGCGCCTCAACCGAACCACCATCCGTTACGTCGGTTGGAACGACCGCCGCCTCACGGCCCAGCGCCGTCACCTCGTCGGCGACCACTTCGAGCAAATCACGGGAGCGAGATGCCAACACGAGATCCGCGCCCGCCACCGAACACTTGAGGGCGATTGCCTTGCCAATACCCCCGCCGGCTCCCGTCACGACGACCACTTTCCCCGTCAGTGGCATCAGGACGAACGCCTACGGCTTGCCGAAGGTGGACACCTTGTCGACGCGACACTCGAACAGAATGCGCCTCTCGTGACCGGCCGGATCGCGCAACCCATAGACACCTTCATCCCCCGTGTACTTCCGCCAGATCTTGTCGACCTGATCGGCAGCTCGCTTGCCTTCCGCCGGATCGTCCTCATGTATCTCCCGCTCGACGGTGATCTTCATCGACACCCAGTGGTATGCATTCTCAGGGTTGACGAGGATGAGCGAAAGCTCAGGACTTGCCTTGATCCACGCAGTCTTCTTCCGATGGGCAGCGACGTTGACGAGAACCTTATCGCCGTCGTAATCGAACCACATTGGCGTCAAGCTGGGACGCCCATCCGGGGCAATCACGGAAAACACGCCGGTCACCGGTTCATCAAGAAGTCGCTTATAGATGGGATCCAAATCGTCGAGCGAGTTTATGACGGTGCGGTGACCGATACCGAACTGGTTTTCCTGCAGTCCGTCGGCAACATCGAGAAAGTTGTAGAGCGGAATTGTCATGGGGTGCTCCTCTCCAAATGGTTGAGGATCCGAAGCATACGGCGCATGGGGGTCATGCGGTCGATAGATTATGAGAAATATGGAAATCGTCGAGAGCTACCGCGAAGGACCCGAATGGCACAGCCGAAACTGATAGTCCAGATCTATCCGATGATGCCCGCCGACGATGAAGCGGATCGCATAGCCAAGGCCCCTATTGGCCGTAATAGCGAGCTATATCATCGAGTCTTGCATGACTGGACCGACCTGGTCCGCCTAGCAGACGACCTCGGTGCCTGGGGCATTTCGACAATCGAACACCACCTCCACTCGGAAGGTTACGAAGTCGGTCCCAACCCCGGCGTCCTCAACGGATACTGGGCTGCCATTGTCAAAAACGCCTATGTCGGAGCACTCGGATATGTGATGGCGACCCAGGATCCGATTCGCGTAGCCGAAGAGACGGCCATCCTCGACCATCTAACCAAGGGCAAGTTCTTCGTCGGTCTGGCACGGGGATACCAGTCTCGATGGGCCAACATTCTCGGCCAACACTCCCAGGCAGTTGCCACCCTCGGCGATAAGAGCGACGAGGATCTTCTGAACCGCAAACTCTTCGAAGAAAAGACCGAAATGCTTCTGAAATGCTGGACAGAGGAGTCGGTTGTGCTCGATGGCGACAGCTATGTTGCCCCGTACCCACTGGATACCGGCATCGTGGGATATCCCGCCCATGAGATCGCATCAAAGGCGGGGGCGCCTGGTGAGATCGACGGAGATGGCGTGGTCCGGCGGGTTTCGGTAGTGCCAAAGCCATATACGAATCCCCACCCGCTCGTGTTTATGGCAACTTCGAAGAGCCCGGAAACAATCGTCTATTGCGCACAGAAGGGCTTCATTCCCACTTACTTCATGAAGACGTCAGACATCGAGAAGCACGCCCAGCTCTACGTCAAGTCAGCGGCTGCGGCCGGCATCAACCGGCGGTTGGGTGAGCGGCAAAACATCGTACGTTGGCCCCACGTCTGCAAAGACGAAGCGCAATACGACCAACGGCTGCTGGACTATGACCTCGATATCTACAAGAACTTCTACGGTCCATTCTTCCCACAATTCCCCAACGATCCTGATACCGATCACATTGCCAGCATGAAGGAGTCCGACATATTCATCGGCGGCTCCCTGGAGCGATCCAAGGAATTGTGGCAAGAACTCATCGAGCGGGTTCCGTCGGAATACATCACCTTGATATGGCACTATGCCCAGACCCCGAAGGAAGTGGTCGCAGAGGAGTTGACCGCCTTCATGCAGGAGATCCTCCCGACCCTCGAAGTCCCCGACTTCGACGCCGAGAGCCCGGCGGTTTGACCCATGGTGAATCCGATTGACCGATTTGAGGTCGACCGCTCGACCATTGCGTATGTCGGTTCGGGCCTACAGAGGCCCGAATGCATCCTGGCCGAACCGGATGGAATGTTGTGGGCGGCAGACGCCCGGGGTGGGGTGGTGAGGATCGACACCAGGTCGGGCGACCAGGAACTCATCATCCAGGGAGCGGCCAGCAGCTTTGCGAACGCCAGCGACGAGGCCAGCCGGTTCACCAAAGGCACATTGCCAAATGGCATGGCGTTTGCTTCGAATGGTGACCTGCTCATTTCGAATTTCGGAACGGACCGCTTGGAACGAATGACCCGGTCTGGTGAGAATACGGTGCTCTACGATTCCGTCGATGGAGAACCGATCGGCAAGGTCAACTTCGTCATCCGCGACTCGAAAGATCGGATCTACATCACCATTTCGACGATGATCCCGAACTGGATGACGGCCATTTCGCCCAACGTGGCAGACGGCCGTATCGTGTTGGTAGACGATCGTGGCATCCGGATCGTGGCCGACGGCCTTGCATTCACGAACGAGATCCGGCTCGACTCCAACGAAGAGTGGCTCTACATCGCCGAAACGTGTGGACCCAAGGTCAGTCGGATGCGGGTTCTCCCTGACGGATCGCTTACGGATTATGAGGTTTTTGGGCCGAACAACCACGGTGCCCTGATCGATGGCATCGCCTTCGACGAATACGGGAACCTGTGGGGCACCCACGTCTTCAACGATCAGATCTTCGCGATCACGCCCGAGGGCGACCTCCGGATAATTCTTGATGATGACCTCGGCCATCCGGCCGGACAGGAATTCCTAAACGCCTTTTGGAAGGATGAGGTCAAACCGGAACACATGTTGGCTGCGGGCGGCAGCATCGCCCCATGGATGGCAAGCGTTACTTTCGGAGGCTCCGACCTCAAGACCGTATACATTGGAAGCCTCCGCGGTACATCGATCCCCTACTTCACGAGTCCGGTAGCCGGACTTCCGATGGCACACTGGGCCTAACCCGGGTCGGTTATCGCGAAGCTCACACCCCCACCCCGCGAGAGGCACTCATCGAATCGATCACCTGGGTGACCTGCGGACTGACGTTCTCATGAGTGATCGCCCTGGCGTACGGCGCCGACGCATTCGGCGAGTACCTCAGTGGCTACCTCATCGAGAAATCGCTCAGCGTCGACAACGTGTTCGTGTGGTCGATGCTATTCGCCAGCCTCTCGATCCCCCTCAAATACCAGCATCGCGTCCTGTTCTGGGGCATCTTTGGTGCGTTGACCCTCCGAGCGGTCTTCATCCTCCTCGGCACCGCCCTGATCGGCCGCCTCTGGTGGATTCTGCTCGTCTTCGGGGCGTTCCTGATCTTCACCGGGGCCAAGATCATCCGCCACCGGGCTGGCGAGGTCCAATCGGAGGCCACGCGAGGTCTCGGTCTTCTGCGCAAGATCCTGCCGGTGACCGAACATCTCGATGGACACAGGTTCTTCTCCAAGCTCGACGGCCGACTTGCCGCAACGCCCCTGCTAGCGGCACTGTTCGTCGTCGAAGTCACCGACATCATCTTCGCAGTCGACTCGGTACCGGCCATTCTGGCGGTTTCGAACCTACCGTTCCTCGTGTTCGCATCGAATGCTTTCGCCATCCTGGGTCTACGAGCTATGTATTTCCTTCTCGCCAACACCAGAGAACGCTTCCACTACCTGTCGCACGCCCTCGGCGGCATACTTATTTTCGTCGGAGTCAAAATGACAATCTCACACTGGTACCACTTCTTCACCGACGACCTCGACGCCACCTTCGACAAGGTGCGTGATTCGGGCGCCGAGATCGTGTCGGAACCAGCCGATCAGTTTTGGGCGCCCGCGACTTTGCCGTGCGTGATCCGTCCGGCAATCTGGTCCGCATTGCTCAAGCCTGAAACAGTGAAACGAACTACCCAACGGAAAGACACGTATGAAAACCATGACATGTAGGCAATTGGGTGGAGCTTGCGATCTCGCACTCAGCGGAGCAACGGCCGATGCGATAATCCAGGCCCAGGACAACCACCTGAACGAGATCGTCGCCGGCGGCGATGTGGCTCACGAAGGCGCCTTGAAGGACATGAAGGGGCGCTGGAAGCACCCGATCAAAAGTATGGGCTGGTACAAGCAGACCAAGCGCGACTTTGCGGGTCTCCCCGAGGATTGACAATCAGTTCTCTCGTAACACGGGAGAACTGCAACGGTTTGGAACAAGACGTGCGGATCCGGTGTCAGAAGCGCATCACAAAGAGATCTGCCCGATCGTTTGGTACCGTTGGTTGCAGACGTAAGGATCCGTCCTGGCATATCATGTGTGCCGGGCCGACGACGAGAAGACACCCAGCCGTTTGAATCCGACTTACGGCCGGTCCAAAGGAGCTGGAATTGATCCACAACTGTTGGTATGCGGCAGGTTTCTCAACTGAGTTCGAGGTAGGAAAACCGTCCGGACACACGATCGCCGATCGGCCAATGGTTGCCTGGAGATCCGAAGATGGCGAGGTTGGGATCTTCGACGCGCGCTGTGCTCACAAACGCTTCCCCCTCTGGGATGGGAAGATTCTCGAAGGCGATATCCTCCAATGCCCGTATCACGGTTTCGCCTACGATCTAACCGGACAATGCGTGGACATTCCCGCTCTCCGTGACCGGAGTGACCGACTCCCCGAGCGGGCCAGGATCTACAAGTACCCGTCCGTGGAACAAGACGGGCTGGTGTGGGTCTGGCCCGGCGATCCGGCTGCTTCGACCCGGGTGACGCCTCCCCGCACACCGGAGATCGCCTCCGATTCGTGGGAGACCGGGAACACCGAACCGATGCCCGTTGCCGCAGCTGCCCGACTCCTCATCGAGAATCTCCTCGATCTGACCCACTTCTACCCTCTTCATTCGGGCAACATCGGCAGCAGGGCCGATGCTGAAGTCGCCGTCGACATCGAACGCTCGGAGGAAAACGGCATACCCGTAATCGCCACGTACCGTCCCCGCAAAGA harbors:
- a CDS encoding DUF1684 domain-containing protein; translated protein: MQPSIDEPGTTLDLWDYRRRMSDLYVRVRQMEPSAGWSHWVATRNELFRTHPRSPLPAPNRASFAGLEYWDYDPDLRLTAIVQPVPETEIHVSHSGAGSTPTRTFGRARFRLGSFDGTLTLYWLQDYGGGVFVPFGDATNGTETYGGGRYLLDTAKGADLGHDRESVTLDFNFSYHPSCVHDSRWSCPLSPTDNRLSIPIRAGERLRR
- a CDS encoding LLM class flavin-dependent oxidoreductase produces the protein MAQPKLIVQIYPMMPADDEADRIAKAPIGRNSELYHRVLHDWTDLVRLADDLGAWGISTIEHHLHSEGYEVGPNPGVLNGYWAAIVKNAYVGALGYVMATQDPIRVAEETAILDHLTKGKFFVGLARGYQSRWANILGQHSQAVATLGDKSDEDLLNRKLFEEKTEMLLKCWTEESVVLDGDSYVAPYPLDTGIVGYPAHEIASKAGAPGEIDGDGVVRRVSVVPKPYTNPHPLVFMATSKSPETIVYCAQKGFIPTYFMKTSDIEKHAQLYVKSAAAAGINRRLGERQNIVRWPHVCKDEAQYDQRLLDYDLDIYKNFYGPFFPQFPNDPDTDHIASMKESDIFIGGSLERSKELWQELIERVPSEYITLIWHYAQTPKEVVAEELTAFMQEILPTLEVPDFDAESPAV
- a CDS encoding SDR family oxidoreductase, producing MPLTGKVVVVTGAGGGIGKAIALKCSVAGADLVLASRSRDLLEVVADEVTALGREAAVVPTDVTDGGSVEALAEATYARFGRADVLVNNSGIAGPTALTWETDVDEWQETLAVNLTGPWLCCRAFIPRMIPHQSGSIINIGSITGKRPLLGRTPYAATKAGLIGITRTIAEEAGPHGIRVNLVSPGAVEGPRIDRVFEAQAKATGSTPEHVRSNFERLSPMGKIVTAEQVADAVVFLASDHASAITGIDLNVTNGMVMY
- a CDS encoding PPOX class F420-dependent oxidoreductase; amino-acid sequence: MTIPLYNFLDVADGLQENQFGIGHRTVINSLDDLDPIYKRLLDEPVTGVFSVIAPDGRPSLTPMWFDYDGDKVLVNVAAHRKKTAWIKASPELSLILVNPENAYHWVSMKITVEREIHEDDPAEGKRAADQVDKIWRKYTGDEGVYGLRDPAGHERRILFECRVDKVSTFGKP
- a CDS encoding SMP-30/gluconolactonase/LRE family protein → MVNPIDRFEVDRSTIAYVGSGLQRPECILAEPDGMLWAADARGGVVRIDTRSGDQELIIQGAASSFANASDEASRFTKGTLPNGMAFASNGDLLISNFGTDRLERMTRSGENTVLYDSVDGEPIGKVNFVIRDSKDRIYITISTMIPNWMTAISPNVADGRIVLVDDRGIRIVADGLAFTNEIRLDSNEEWLYIAETCGPKVSRMRVLPDGSLTDYEVFGPNNHGALIDGIAFDEYGNLWGTHVFNDQIFAITPEGDLRIILDDDLGHPAGQEFLNAFWKDEVKPEHMLAAGGSIAPWMASVTFGGSDLKTVYIGSLRGTSIPYFTSPVAGLPMAHWA
- a CDS encoding DUF1801 domain-containing protein — its product is MSEQEVDDYLAGLDQAKRTTLEELRQSNLAVIPDAEQGISYGMPAFKLNGKTIAGFAAFKNHLSYFPHSGSVLAELPEDLASYVTSKGTLQFPINEPLSNGLVEKLIAVRMRQIGSV
- a CDS encoding TerC/Alx family metal homeostasis membrane protein, with the protein product MIALAYGADAFGEYLSGYLIEKSLSVDNVFVWSMLFASLSIPLKYQHRVLFWGIFGALTLRAVFILLGTALIGRLWWILLVFGAFLIFTGAKIIRHRAGEVQSEATRGLGLLRKILPVTEHLDGHRFFSKLDGRLAATPLLAALFVVEVTDIIFAVDSVPAILAVSNLPFLVFASNAFAILGLRAMYFLLANTRERFHYLSHALGGILIFVGVKMTISHWYHFFTDDLDATFDKVRDSGAEIVSEPADQFWAPATLPCVIRPAIWSALLKPETVKRTTQRKDTYENHDM
- a CDS encoding aromatic ring-hydroxylating dioxygenase subunit alpha; translation: MIHNCWYAAGFSTEFEVGKPSGHTIADRPMVAWRSEDGEVGIFDARCAHKRFPLWDGKILEGDILQCPYHGFAYDLTGQCVDIPALRDRSDRLPERARIYKYPSVEQDGLVWVWPGDPAASTRVTPPRTPEIASDSWETGNTEPMPVAAAARLLIENLLDLTHFYPLHSGNIGSRADAEVAVDIERSEENGIPVIATYRPRKDFVFPPMTRDRFGVEIGDQLQTHRMVGPAMFHVIIAVAPPGKLGTAEERSFVLYQTITPVDDEHVIWRRSINTPAGSRWAKDPDRSLLDVLVETAPTVVQEDLWALEEQQKMVHYPDGPFREVHIRTDGPMMMARRVLDEMERSEHESASR